One window of Microbacterium sp. Root61 genomic DNA carries:
- a CDS encoding Gfo/Idh/MocA family protein produces MTTTTSPLRIALIGTGFMGRMHTQAWHTAPRFFDLPLAPQPALLVGRRADAAAQAAERWDWPEYCVDWRGAIERDDIDVVDICTPGDTHAEIALAALAAGKHVLCEKPLANTVAEAQEMTDAARRGPGIAMCGFSYRRTPALALARELIADGRVGEIRHVRAQYLQDWLSDPDSPHTWRLDRDRAGSGALGDIGAHSIDTVQWLTGQDIVAVSATVRTFVTSRPRRTGVEGLGGVATDTSDRLPVSVDDAAAFTARFDGGALGVFEATRMATGRRNANRIEINGDRGSIAFDFERMNELEVYDTSIDAAQGFRRVHVTEAQHPYAGAWWPAGHGLGYEHLFTHQAVDFVRAVAGQIPVSPSFADATQVQRVLAAVEQSAAHDSILTPVASADADLSKGASA; encoded by the coding sequence ATGACGACGACGACATCGCCACTGCGGATCGCGCTGATCGGCACCGGCTTCATGGGCCGCATGCACACGCAGGCGTGGCACACGGCCCCGCGCTTCTTCGACCTTCCGCTCGCGCCGCAGCCCGCCCTGCTCGTCGGCCGCCGTGCGGACGCTGCCGCTCAGGCCGCCGAACGGTGGGACTGGCCGGAGTACTGCGTCGACTGGCGCGGGGCGATCGAACGCGACGACATCGACGTGGTCGACATCTGCACGCCCGGTGACACCCACGCCGAGATCGCGCTGGCCGCGCTGGCTGCCGGCAAGCACGTACTGTGCGAGAAGCCGCTCGCGAACACGGTCGCCGAGGCCCAGGAGATGACGGATGCCGCCCGCCGCGGTCCGGGCATCGCCATGTGCGGCTTCAGCTACCGCCGCACGCCCGCCCTCGCGCTGGCCCGCGAGCTGATCGCAGACGGACGTGTCGGCGAGATCCGGCACGTGCGCGCCCAGTACCTGCAGGACTGGCTGAGCGATCCCGACTCCCCGCACACGTGGCGCCTCGATCGCGACCGCGCGGGCTCCGGTGCCCTCGGCGACATCGGCGCGCACAGCATCGACACGGTGCAGTGGCTCACCGGTCAGGACATCGTTGCGGTCTCGGCGACCGTGCGCACCTTCGTGACCTCGCGTCCGCGCCGCACGGGCGTCGAGGGCCTGGGCGGCGTCGCGACCGACACCTCCGACCGCCTCCCCGTCAGCGTCGACGACGCCGCCGCCTTCACCGCCCGCTTCGACGGGGGCGCCCTCGGCGTCTTCGAGGCCACGCGGATGGCGACCGGTCGCCGCAACGCGAATCGCATCGAGATCAACGGCGACCGCGGCTCGATCGCGTTCGACTTCGAGCGCATGAACGAACTCGAGGTGTACGACACATCGATCGATGCCGCGCAGGGCTTCCGGCGCGTGCACGTGACCGAGGCGCAGCATCCGTATGCGGGTGCGTGGTGGCCCGCCGGTCATGGGCTGGGCTACGAGCACCTGTTCACGCACCAGGCCGTCGACTTCGTGCGCGCCGTCGCGGGGCAGATCCCGGTATCGCCGAGTTTCGCCGACGCGACGCAAGTGCAGCGCGTGCTCGCCGCTGTCGAGCAGAGTGCCGCGCACGACAGCATCCTCACGCCGGTCGCCTCCGCCGACGCCGACCTCTCGAAAGGGGCTTCCGCATGA
- a CDS encoding ThuA domain-containing protein: MTRTALVVRGGWDGHHPVAATELFLPFLRESGFDVIVEDDPQVYADADRMAATDLVLQSVTMSEASPEAVRGLRDAVTAGTGLAGWHGGIADSFRASSDYLQLVGGQFATHPSKRPDEVHGDQSDNYLDYTVEMTDLGHRHEITVGIEDFALTTEQYWVLHDDLIDVLATTTHPVQPYHPWHRPVASPAVWTREWGQGRVFVSTPGHSIDVLQDANVRTIIERGMLWAAR; this comes from the coding sequence ATGACGCGAACCGCACTCGTCGTCCGCGGCGGATGGGACGGCCACCACCCCGTCGCGGCGACGGAGCTGTTCCTGCCCTTCCTCCGCGAGAGCGGCTTCGACGTCATCGTCGAGGACGACCCGCAGGTGTACGCCGACGCCGACCGTATGGCCGCCACCGACCTCGTCCTGCAGTCGGTGACGATGTCGGAGGCGTCGCCCGAGGCGGTGCGAGGACTCCGCGACGCCGTCACCGCTGGTACGGGACTCGCCGGGTGGCACGGCGGAATCGCTGACTCGTTCCGGGCGAGCTCCGACTATCTGCAGCTCGTCGGCGGACAGTTCGCGACGCATCCGTCGAAGCGGCCCGACGAGGTGCACGGTGACCAGAGCGACAACTACCTCGACTACACAGTCGAGATGACCGACCTCGGTCATCGGCACGAGATCACCGTCGGCATCGAGGACTTCGCGCTCACGACCGAGCAGTACTGGGTGCTGCACGACGATCTCATCGATGTACTCGCGACGACCACACACCCGGTGCAGCCCTACCACCCGTGGCACCGCCCGGTTGCCTCGCCCGCGGTATGGACGCGCGAGTGGGGCCAGGGACGCGTCTTCGTGTCGACGCCGGGGCACAGCATCGACGTGCTGCAGGACGCCAACGTCCGCACGATCATCGAGCGGGGGATGCTGTGGGCGGCCCGGTGA
- a CDS encoding Gfo/Idh/MocA family protein — MTDIGIVGLGVISRQYLDTLVPASSVRIAAVADLDVLRAERAAAAIAGCRALTTGEMLADPGIRTILNLTIPAAHAEVALAAIAHGKDVYSEKPLAATFADALRVTDAAADADVRVGGAPDTVLGTGVQTARAAIDDGRIGRPVSASAMWVSAGHESWHPQPDFYYREGGGPLLDMGPYYITSLVHLLGPVTAVSGAGSRSRDERVIASGPRAGERMPVEVDTHLAGILHHASGAISTVTMSFDGVVSTAAPIEVHGVDGTLLLPDPNTFAGDVRLYARGGSWETLDQSAGYVDSGRGIGLIDFAAGDARASGTMALHVLEVMTMLAASAVSGVREPLATTVERPSLVPLTAASTWRNL; from the coding sequence GTGACGGACATCGGCATCGTCGGACTCGGCGTCATCTCTCGGCAGTATCTCGACACCCTGGTCCCGGCCTCGAGTGTGCGGATCGCGGCCGTCGCCGACCTCGACGTTCTGCGCGCCGAAAGGGCCGCGGCCGCCATCGCCGGGTGCCGCGCCCTCACGACCGGCGAGATGCTCGCCGACCCCGGCATCCGCACCATCCTCAACCTGACCATCCCCGCCGCGCACGCCGAGGTCGCGCTCGCCGCGATCGCGCACGGCAAGGACGTGTACAGCGAGAAGCCGCTGGCGGCGACCTTCGCGGACGCCCTGCGGGTGACGGATGCCGCCGCCGACGCGGACGTTCGCGTCGGGGGAGCGCCCGACACGGTGCTGGGCACAGGTGTGCAGACGGCCCGCGCCGCGATCGACGACGGCCGGATCGGCCGGCCCGTGTCGGCATCGGCGATGTGGGTCTCGGCCGGGCACGAGTCGTGGCATCCGCAACCCGACTTCTACTATCGCGAGGGCGGCGGACCGCTGCTGGACATGGGGCCGTACTACATCACGTCTCTCGTGCACCTCCTCGGCCCCGTCACCGCGGTGTCGGGCGCCGGATCCCGTTCGCGCGACGAACGCGTGATCGCGTCGGGGCCGCGGGCTGGGGAGCGCATGCCCGTCGAGGTCGACACCCATCTCGCCGGGATCCTCCATCACGCCTCGGGCGCGATCTCGACCGTCACGATGAGCTTCGACGGCGTGGTCTCCACGGCGGCGCCCATCGAGGTCCACGGCGTCGACGGGACCCTCCTCCTTCCCGATCCCAACACCTTTGCCGGCGATGTGCGGCTGTACGCGCGCGGCGGCTCGTGGGAGACGCTCGATCAGTCCGCCGGGTACGTCGATTCCGGTCGCGGCATCGGGCTGATCGACTTCGCTGCCGGCGATGCACGCGCGAGCGGGACCATGGCCCTGCACGTCCTCGAGGTCATGACGATGCTTGCCGCGTCCGCCGTGTCCGGTGTCCGTGAGCCGCTGGCCACGACCGTCGAGCGTCCCTCGCTCGTTCCCCTGACCGCCGCATCCACCTGGAGGAATCTGTGA
- a CDS encoding alpha-N-arabinofuranosidase → MTPAHAVIDLDVPGDVISRHLYGHFAEHLGRCIYGGFWVGEDSDIPHVRGIRSDVVEALRALGIPNLRWPGGCFADEYHWRDGVGPREDRPRMVNSHWGDVVEDNHFGTHEYMDLCEMLGADAYVNGNVGSGTVREMSEWVEYLTRDGDSPMARLRHENGRGAPWKVPFWGIGNEAWGCGGNMTAEQYTLEARRYGTFCRNHGGNELYRIAAGAADDDITWTRALMESLGCLTCESTPVPVFQGLSFHYYTHAGAGINTESATDFSAEQYYGTMRKAVEVERVIRKHEAVMDSYDPDRRVGLVLDEWGTWWDVEPGTNPGFLFQQNTVRDALVAAVHFDAFHRHAGRLKMANIAQTLNVLQAMILTDDEGAMVLTPTYHVFEMNRGHHDATALAAHVLSSPTAADGVPGLSVSASTRDGSALVSLSNLSLDESLEVRIDLRGREASVRRARVLTGTDAAAHNSSESPDAVSPVGLDVSIDGGVLAVSLPRHSFAAVELDLA, encoded by the coding sequence GTGACCCCAGCCCACGCCGTCATCGACCTCGACGTTCCCGGCGACGTCATCAGCCGTCACCTCTACGGCCACTTCGCCGAGCATCTCGGCCGCTGCATCTACGGCGGGTTCTGGGTCGGCGAGGACTCCGATATCCCGCACGTACGCGGCATCCGCTCCGATGTCGTCGAGGCGCTGCGGGCACTCGGCATCCCGAACCTGCGCTGGCCGGGCGGCTGCTTCGCCGACGAGTACCACTGGCGTGACGGCGTCGGTCCGCGTGAGGACCGCCCCCGGATGGTGAACTCGCATTGGGGCGATGTCGTCGAGGACAACCACTTCGGCACCCACGAGTACATGGACCTCTGCGAGATGCTGGGCGCCGATGCCTACGTCAACGGCAACGTCGGCAGCGGCACCGTGCGCGAGATGAGCGAGTGGGTCGAGTACCTCACGCGCGACGGCGACAGTCCGATGGCGCGGCTGCGCCATGAGAACGGCCGCGGCGCGCCCTGGAAGGTGCCCTTCTGGGGCATCGGCAACGAGGCGTGGGGCTGCGGCGGCAACATGACCGCCGAGCAGTACACGCTCGAGGCGCGCCGCTACGGCACGTTCTGCCGAAACCACGGCGGCAATGAGCTGTACCGCATCGCCGCCGGTGCCGCCGACGACGACATCACGTGGACCCGCGCGCTCATGGAGTCGCTCGGATGCCTCACCTGCGAGTCGACCCCGGTGCCGGTGTTCCAGGGGCTGTCGTTCCACTACTACACGCACGCCGGCGCCGGCATCAACACCGAATCGGCGACCGACTTCTCGGCCGAGCAGTACTACGGCACGATGCGCAAGGCGGTCGAGGTGGAGCGCGTGATCCGCAAGCACGAGGCGGTCATGGACTCGTACGACCCCGACCGTCGCGTCGGGCTCGTGCTGGACGAGTGGGGCACGTGGTGGGACGTCGAGCCGGGCACGAATCCCGGGTTCCTGTTCCAGCAGAACACCGTGCGCGACGCGTTGGTCGCTGCCGTGCACTTCGACGCATTCCACCGTCACGCCGGGCGCCTGAAGATGGCGAACATCGCCCAGACGCTCAATGTGCTGCAGGCGATGATCCTCACCGACGACGAGGGAGCCATGGTGCTCACCCCGACCTACCACGTCTTCGAGATGAATCGCGGGCACCATGATGCCACCGCACTGGCCGCGCACGTGCTGTCGTCGCCGACCGCGGCGGACGGCGTGCCCGGCCTGTCGGTGTCGGCCTCGACGCGTGACGGCTCGGCGCTGGTGTCGCTGTCGAACCTGTCGCTCGACGAGTCGCTCGAGGTGCGCATCGACCTGCGTGGACGCGAGGCCTCCGTGCGTCGTGCCCGTGTGCTGACCGGGACGGATGCCGCCGCCCACAACTCCTCCGAGAGCCCGGATGCCGTCTCACCCGTGGGCCTCGATGTGTCGATCGATGGCGGCGTACTGGCGGTGTCGCTTCCCCGTCACTCCTTCGCAGCCGTGGAACTCGACCTGGCGTAA
- a CDS encoding beta-glucosidase has translation MSDIVMPAVSPRVRSLHAQMTLDEKLAQLVGYWVDQGDEVVAPMAGEMVTSTRYEDATANGIGHLTRVYGTRPVDPVERAAWLWAEQRRLRDETRLGIPAIVHEECLTGLAAWKAATFPTPLAWGAAFDPELTEELGAAIGRSMAELGIHQGLAPVLDVVMDPRWGRVDECISEDPYVVGTIGTAYVRGLQSAGVHATLKHFAGYSASQAGRNHAPVHMGRRRLQDVILPPFEMAVRDGGVRSVMNSYAEIDGVPVASNPELLTSLLREEWGFDGTVVADYFSVAFLHALHGVAANLGEAALLALRAGIDIELPTGDAFVAPLRELLDSNPQALADVDRAVLRVLSQKEELGLLDEDFSSAPTAVDLDSPELRELARRSAEESIVLLRNDGMLPLAEPRTIALIGPNADAAESLMGCYSFANHVLAHHPGTALGVEIPTVAEALRAEFPHASFVLERGCDVEDLDPTGIVAAVEAATRAEAAVVVVGDRAGLFGRGTVGEGNDVDDLELPGAQRRLVEAVVATGTPTVVVVVSGRPYAIGWMLDGPSAAGAVLQAFFPGEEGGPAIARILSGATVPSGRLPVSLPRSAGAQPYTYLHPVLGGPTDVTSADNTPALPFGHGLSYTTFAHEDLGAADAATDGAIVARVRVSNTGARTGTDVVQLYARDVLGSVTRPVAQLLAYQRVTLEPGGSATVTFTVPASRLAFSGRDERRIVEPGDVALWVGPSCAERETEAMIRLTGPVHMITPESARVATAAVSLLVADPR, from the coding sequence ATGAGCGACATCGTGATGCCCGCGGTCTCGCCGCGGGTACGGTCCCTTCACGCGCAGATGACGTTGGATGAGAAGCTCGCGCAGCTCGTCGGCTACTGGGTCGATCAGGGGGACGAGGTCGTCGCGCCGATGGCGGGCGAGATGGTGACCTCGACCCGGTACGAGGACGCCACCGCAAACGGCATCGGACACCTCACCCGCGTCTACGGCACTCGACCGGTCGACCCGGTCGAGCGTGCCGCGTGGCTCTGGGCCGAGCAGCGCCGGCTGCGGGACGAGACCCGGCTGGGCATCCCCGCCATCGTCCACGAGGAGTGCCTCACCGGCCTGGCCGCATGGAAGGCCGCGACCTTCCCCACGCCCCTGGCCTGGGGCGCCGCCTTCGACCCGGAGCTGACGGAGGAGCTCGGCGCCGCGATCGGCCGCTCGATGGCGGAGCTCGGCATCCATCAGGGCCTCGCACCGGTACTCGATGTCGTGATGGATCCCCGCTGGGGCCGCGTCGACGAGTGCATCTCGGAAGACCCGTACGTGGTCGGTACGATCGGCACCGCCTACGTGCGGGGGCTCCAGTCCGCCGGAGTCCACGCCACTCTGAAGCACTTCGCGGGGTACTCCGCCTCGCAGGCCGGGCGCAATCACGCCCCGGTGCACATGGGCAGACGACGACTGCAGGATGTCATCCTGCCACCCTTCGAGATGGCGGTGCGCGACGGCGGGGTGCGGTCGGTGATGAACTCGTACGCCGAGATCGACGGCGTACCCGTGGCTTCCAACCCCGAGCTGCTCACGTCACTGCTGCGCGAGGAGTGGGGTTTCGACGGCACGGTCGTCGCCGACTACTTCTCCGTCGCGTTCCTCCACGCCCTGCACGGGGTCGCAGCGAATCTCGGCGAAGCAGCGTTGCTGGCGTTGCGGGCGGGGATCGACATCGAACTGCCCACGGGCGACGCGTTCGTCGCTCCCCTACGCGAGCTGCTGGACTCGAACCCCCAGGCGCTCGCCGACGTAGACCGCGCCGTGCTGCGGGTGCTGTCGCAGAAGGAGGAGCTGGGGCTCCTCGACGAGGACTTCTCGTCCGCCCCGACGGCGGTGGACCTCGATAGCCCCGAGCTGCGGGAGCTCGCCCGCCGATCCGCGGAGGAGTCGATCGTTCTCCTCCGCAACGACGGGATGCTGCCCCTCGCCGAGCCGCGCACGATCGCGCTGATCGGACCCAACGCCGACGCGGCAGAGTCACTGATGGGCTGCTACTCGTTCGCCAACCACGTGCTGGCACATCACCCCGGCACCGCGCTGGGCGTCGAGATCCCGACGGTCGCGGAGGCGCTGCGCGCGGAGTTCCCGCACGCCTCGTTCGTGCTCGAGCGGGGCTGCGATGTCGAGGATCTCGATCCCACGGGCATCGTGGCGGCCGTGGAGGCCGCCACGCGGGCAGAGGCGGCCGTCGTCGTTGTCGGCGACCGGGCCGGACTGTTCGGTCGCGGCACGGTCGGCGAGGGCAACGACGTCGACGACCTCGAGCTGCCCGGCGCGCAGCGCCGGCTCGTGGAGGCTGTCGTCGCGACGGGCACCCCCACGGTCGTGGTGGTCGTCTCGGGTCGTCCGTACGCGATCGGCTGGATGCTGGACGGCCCGTCGGCCGCCGGCGCGGTCCTGCAGGCGTTCTTCCCCGGCGAGGAGGGTGGTCCTGCGATCGCACGCATCCTCTCCGGCGCGACGGTCCCCTCGGGAAGGCTGCCGGTGTCCCTGCCCCGGTCGGCAGGCGCGCAGCCTTACACGTACCTGCACCCGGTGCTCGGCGGTCCTACCGACGTCACCAGCGCGGACAACACGCCGGCACTGCCGTTCGGCCACGGGCTGAGCTACACCACATTCGCCCACGAGGACCTCGGCGCCGCCGATGCGGCCACCGACGGCGCCATCGTCGCGCGCGTGCGGGTGTCGAACACCGGCGCGCGGACCGGCACAGATGTGGTGCAGCTCTATGCGCGCGACGTCCTCGGCTCGGTCACCCGCCCGGTGGCGCAGCTGCTCGCCTACCAGCGGGTGACCCTCGAGCCGGGCGGCTCGGCCACGGTCACCTTCACAGTGCCCGCCTCGCGTCTGGCCTTCTCCGGGCGCGACGAGCGACGCATTGTGGAGCCGGGGGACGTCGCTCTGTGGGTAGGGCCCTCGTGCGCCGAACGGGAGACCGAGGCCATGATCCGACTCACCGGCCCGGTCCACATGATCACCCCGGAGTCGGCCCGGGTGGCGACCGCGGCCGTCTCCCTGCTGGTCGCCGACCCCCGCTGA
- a CDS encoding carbohydrate ABC transporter permease, with amino-acid sequence MATIALPPPRRTRMRAGTPAVYFVALVVIALMLGPVIYIILGGFRSNSQITTDPGGLPDPWVWTNYLDVLTGGIFWQLVLNSTIVGVATTLGVILLGLMASYVLARYRFRGRAALYALFAAGLMFPITVAITPLYIVVRDLGLINSLGGVILPQIAFALPTTIIILVPFLRAIPDEIEEAAFIDGCSRLGFFWRMVIPLAVPGVITVGILAFIASWNSYLLPLFLLNDNANFTLPLGVQAFSSQYSVDTAKVLAFTSLSMVPALVFFSLFERRIVGGLTGAVKG; translated from the coding sequence ATGGCGACCATTGCGCTGCCCCCGCCTCGTCGTACCCGGATGCGGGCCGGTACCCCCGCGGTGTACTTCGTCGCCCTCGTCGTGATCGCGCTCATGCTGGGTCCGGTCATCTACATCATCCTCGGCGGGTTCCGCTCCAACTCGCAGATCACGACCGACCCCGGCGGCCTGCCCGATCCTTGGGTCTGGACCAACTACCTGGACGTGCTGACCGGCGGCATCTTCTGGCAGCTCGTACTCAACTCCACCATCGTCGGGGTGGCGACCACTCTGGGCGTCATCCTGCTGGGTCTCATGGCGAGCTACGTCCTCGCGCGCTACCGGTTCCGGGGCCGCGCGGCGCTGTACGCGCTGTTCGCCGCCGGACTCATGTTCCCGATCACCGTCGCGATCACGCCGCTGTACATCGTCGTGCGCGACCTCGGGCTCATCAACTCGCTGGGGGGCGTCATCCTGCCGCAGATCGCGTTCGCCCTGCCGACGACGATCATCATCCTGGTGCCGTTCCTGCGTGCGATCCCCGACGAGATCGAGGAAGCCGCCTTCATCGACGGATGCAGCCGCCTGGGCTTCTTCTGGCGCATGGTGATCCCGCTCGCGGTTCCCGGTGTGATCACCGTCGGGATCCTCGCCTTCATCGCCAGCTGGAACAGCTACCTGCTGCCGCTGTTCCTGCTCAACGACAATGCGAACTTCACCCTGCCGCTCGGCGTCCAGGCGTTCTCGTCGCAGTACTCCGTCGACACGGCGAAGGTGCTCGCGTTCACCTCGCTCTCCATGGTTCCCGCGCTGGTCTTCTTCAGCCTCTTCGAACGGCGCATCGTCGGCGGCTTGACGGGGGCGGTCAAGGGATGA
- a CDS encoding carbohydrate ABC transporter permease, with product MHTSETPKTDDRPETDLAQRAGGGGVTPPPSAPPRRRRRGIGWSGRMEIAVLVGPALIFFVGFVIFPVVMAAYYGFFNWHGYGPATDFVGFKNYATILTDPDFQEALGHNGFIVVMSLVIQGPIALLLALLLNRKMRGQSLIRVLIFVPYVIAEVVVGTGFSLMLATNGALNGILDEWGLSGLTHDWLSDPSIAIWTLMGILTWKYVGFAVILFLAGLQGIPEELYEAAAIDGATYWQIQRRITIPLLGPTLRIWAFLSIIGALQLFDLVYIIWGQYVAPVAGTSTMATYMVANGRNAGNFGYGNAVAVVIFLISLIVALIYQRFVLRRDTAGALTERTAR from the coding sequence ATGCACACGAGCGAGACACCGAAAACGGACGATCGCCCGGAGACGGATCTCGCGCAGCGTGCCGGGGGCGGCGGCGTCACACCGCCGCCCTCGGCTCCGCCGCGCCGCCGACGCCGAGGGATCGGATGGTCCGGTCGTATGGAGATCGCCGTGCTGGTCGGGCCGGCACTGATCTTCTTCGTCGGCTTCGTCATCTTCCCGGTCGTCATGGCGGCGTACTACGGGTTCTTCAACTGGCACGGCTACGGCCCGGCGACGGACTTCGTCGGCTTCAAGAACTACGCCACGATCCTCACCGATCCCGACTTTCAGGAAGCGCTCGGCCACAACGGCTTCATCGTCGTGATGTCGCTGGTCATCCAGGGTCCGATCGCACTCCTGCTGGCACTTCTGCTCAACCGCAAGATGCGGGGGCAGTCACTCATCCGGGTGCTCATCTTCGTGCCCTACGTGATCGCCGAGGTCGTCGTCGGCACGGGGTTCAGCCTCATGTTGGCGACCAACGGCGCCCTCAACGGCATCCTCGACGAATGGGGCCTGTCGGGATTGACCCACGACTGGCTCTCGGATCCGAGCATCGCGATCTGGACCCTGATGGGGATCCTCACCTGGAAGTACGTGGGCTTCGCGGTCATCCTCTTCCTCGCCGGGCTCCAGGGAATCCCCGAAGAGCTGTACGAGGCGGCTGCTATCGATGGCGCGACCTACTGGCAGATCCAGCGGCGCATCACGATTCCACTGCTCGGCCCGACCCTGCGCATCTGGGCGTTCCTGTCGATCATCGGCGCACTGCAGCTGTTCGACCTGGTGTACATCATCTGGGGACAGTACGTTGCGCCGGTGGCGGGCACCTCGACGATGGCGACCTACATGGTGGCCAACGGTCGAAACGCGGGCAACTTCGGATACGGAAACGCCGTCGCCGTCGTCATCTTCCTCATCTCACTCATCGTCGCCCTGATCTACCAGCGCTTCGTGCTGCGCCGCGACACCGCAGGCGCCCTCACCGAAAGGACCGCCCGATGA
- a CDS encoding ABC transporter substrate-binding protein, whose product MIGKRILAGSAALVVGALALAGCSAGGSDASSDGNVEMTLWQNSTTGDGQQFWKDAIAAFEKDNPNVTIKMQSIQNEDMDGKLQTSLNAGDPPDIFLQRGGGKMAAMVQAGQLMDLTGKIEGEAKDNISDGSFKAETYQDKVWAMPLSVLPGGIFYSQDLYTAAGVTETPTTIDELVAANDKLKATGVAPLALGAKDAWPAAHWFYWFALRECAPKTVEETGDSKDFSDPCWLKAAEDLEKFAATQPFNEGFLTTSAQQGAGSSAGLVANHQAGGELMGAWDPGVIASLTPDEKPLADLAWYPFPEVSGGKGEPGSMMGGVDGYSCSAKAPKECVDFLNFVASDAQQTAYYKAFSSPPVNQAAQSEVTEPYLKQILEAYNAAPFVSQWLDTVLGQNVGNALNVAVVDMLAGQSTPDEMIAAANSAGAKG is encoded by the coding sequence GGCTCCGACGCGAGCAGCGACGGCAACGTGGAGATGACGCTCTGGCAGAACTCGACGACCGGTGACGGCCAGCAGTTCTGGAAGGACGCGATCGCCGCGTTCGAGAAGGACAACCCGAACGTCACGATCAAGATGCAGTCCATCCAGAACGAGGACATGGATGGCAAGCTGCAGACGTCCCTCAACGCCGGAGACCCGCCGGACATCTTCCTTCAGCGCGGCGGCGGAAAGATGGCGGCGATGGTGCAGGCGGGCCAGTTGATGGATCTGACCGGCAAGATCGAAGGCGAGGCGAAGGACAACATCTCCGACGGCTCCTTCAAGGCGGAGACCTACCAGGACAAGGTGTGGGCGATGCCTCTGTCGGTGCTTCCCGGCGGCATCTTCTACAGCCAGGACCTCTATACCGCGGCCGGAGTCACCGAGACCCCGACCACCATCGACGAACTCGTCGCGGCCAACGACAAGCTCAAGGCGACCGGCGTCGCTCCCCTCGCGCTCGGCGCGAAGGACGCCTGGCCGGCGGCCCACTGGTTCTACTGGTTCGCGCTGCGCGAGTGCGCCCCCAAGACGGTGGAGGAGACCGGCGACTCGAAGGACTTCAGCGACCCGTGCTGGCTGAAGGCCGCCGAGGACCTCGAGAAGTTCGCCGCCACCCAGCCGTTCAACGAGGGCTTCCTCACGACGTCCGCCCAGCAGGGCGCCGGCAGCTCGGCCGGCCTCGTCGCCAACCACCAGGCCGGCGGCGAGCTGATGGGCGCGTGGGACCCGGGCGTGATCGCGTCGCTGACGCCCGACGAGAAGCCGCTGGCCGACCTCGCGTGGTACCCCTTCCCTGAGGTGTCGGGCGGCAAGGGCGAGCCGGGATCGATGATGGGCGGCGTCGACGGCTACTCCTGTTCTGCGAAGGCACCGAAGGAGTGCGTCGACTTCCTCAACTTCGTCGCGTCCGACGCTCAGCAGACCGCGTACTACAAGGCGTTCTCCTCACCGCCGGTCAACCAGGCGGCGCAGTCCGAGGTCACCGAGCCGTACCTCAAGCAGATCCTCGAGGCCTACAACGCGGCCCCGTTCGTCTCGCAGTGGCTCGACACCGTCCTCGGGCAGAACGTCGGCAACGCGCTCAACGTCGCCGTGGTCGACATGCTCGCCGGCCAGAGCACGCCCGACGAAATGATCGCAGCGGCCAACTCGGCCGGCGCGAAGGGATAA